Proteins co-encoded in one Garra rufa chromosome 7, GarRuf1.0, whole genome shotgun sequence genomic window:
- the LOC141339047 gene encoding protein shisa-4-like, with the protein MRKSCTMASTLQVLLLLSAGLFMVKAGFGEDCESYNTINGDYRPGFKCLLQYCCGNCDNRYCCSTESLRLSEEVLTLCAIRNSNPVYIILVILGVVFNIVLFAICCCCPCCCIYKMCRRRRPVAGTQVTAVTNMQCVQQQSSMQAGQYPQYQPVPPQAGYGGQPMQMGPYQGQPYAPGPPPSYQVAPSPGYPTNQGAYDEGQAMYPMKPPTQPGVANVSSETPGQPVYNPAYVQPPNTGY; encoded by the exons ATGAGAAAGAGCTGTACGATGGCATCCACCTTACAGGTTCTTCTGCTCCTTTCTGCAGGTTTATTCATGGTAAAAGCCG GTTTTGGTGAGGACTGTGAGAGCTACAATACCATCAATGGGGATTACAGGCCTGGGTTTAAATGCTTGCTTCAGTACTGCTGTGGAAACTGCGATAATAGATATTGCTGCTCCACTGAATCTTTGAGGTTATCGGAGGAAGTTCTTACATTATGTGCTAT CAGAAACAGTAATCCAGTTTACATCATCTTGGTAATTCTGGGGGTTGTGTTCAACATTGTTTTGTTCGCCATCTGCTGCTGCTGCCCCTGCTGCTGTATCTATAAAATGTGCAGAAGACGCAGAC CTGTGGCAGGAACGCAAGTAACTGCAGTCACAAATATGCAATGCGTTCAGCAGCAGTCTTCAATGCAGGCAGGCCAGTACCCACAATACCAACCAGTGCCGCCTCAAGCGGGTTACGGTGGTCAGCCAATGCAGATGGGACCATATCAAGGACAGCCATATGCACCCGGACCCCCACCATCATATCAAGTGGCCC CGAGTCCTGGATATCCCACTAATCAGGGTGCATATGACGAAGGCCAGGCCATGTACCCCATGAAGCCGCCCACCCAGCCGGGTGTCGCTAATGTGTCTTCAGAGACACCGGGTCAGCCGGTCTACAACCCTGCCTATGTGCAGCCACCAAACACCGGTTACTAA